AAAGACTTGATCAACTAAAGGCCATGTCTTTTGACTTCCGGTTCGCCCAAGCAGAGGCATACTACTATCAACGCTACCAGGAAATGCTGGAAGAAGCATGCAAGCACAAAATGGTTCCAGAAGGGGAAATtaaaacagaggaaaaggaaaggacaCCACAAAAcgaaaaaaaagaagatgctaAAAAATGGCACTATTTAGTGTCCGAGAGAGAGCTGAACCAGATACAGAAACACATACACCGAGCCGAAAAAGCCAGAGGCCTCAGAGACCACAAATGTCAACTGCTCCCTCAAAGCATCTCAAATGAAATTCCTTCCCACGAAGTATTAAACCTGAAGAAGGATGTTTCAACTGAAAACATCCAGAAAACACACAAAGCTAAGACCAAGCAGTACAGGGTGGCCTGGGCAAAGAAACAGATAAAGGGACATCAAGACCGAATGATTCGAGGGAGAGAACTCACGGAGCAAAGAAATGGTCAACGACGTGCTCAAAAAATACCTGCACAAGCTCCCCCTTTCCTGAAACCTCGagtgaagaaaaaggaagtcaAAGAATATGAATGGGTCACCAC
This genomic interval from Bubalus bubalis isolate 160015118507 breed Murrah chromosome 23, NDDB_SH_1, whole genome shotgun sequence contains the following:
- the LOC102403265 gene encoding putative uncharacterized protein ZNRD1-AS1, which translates into the protein MSFDFRFAQAEAYYYQRYQEMLEEACKHKMVPEGEIKTEEKERTPQNEKKEDAKKWHYLVSERELNQIQKHIHRAEKARGLRDHKCQLLPQSISNEIPSHEVLNLKKDVSTENIQKTHKAKTKQYRVAWAKKQIKGHQDRMIRGRELTEQRNGQRRAQKIPAQAPPFLKPRVKKKEVKEYEWVTTYPIVQPYAEPLLEVTILMEKSKKENKIGKPLRRELLSIPSFLRSQLQKHKV